A part of Ziziphus jujuba cultivar Dongzao chromosome 8, ASM3175591v1 genomic DNA contains:
- the LOC107414818 gene encoding receptor-like protein EIX2: protein MALSFTAVMNLFFTILLAQATINLSSESSSDDVVCIESERRALLSFKQDLVDPFNRLLSWNTSHENCCKWAGIVCNNLTGHVEELHLHNGSLQGKINTWLLGLKHLSYLDLSYNYFGGTQIPIFMGSLVSLTYLDLTNAGFKGLIPHQLGNLSSLTHLGLQGQFYQYDQPAALYVENLHWLSGLSSLQHLDMSHVNLSKASDHWLQVINRLSSLSELQLYGCELSHIIPNNSVFYVNFTSISVLDISSNHFNSFIPEWIFNMNSLVYLDLSYNRFLGPFPNSCCWNLTSLRGLKVAFNQMNSSLAIWLSGLSSLVALDLSGNSLQGPLPSSNRNSTALRYLELGACELKSTILNGCLYDLVRLEYLGLNRNNIEGVISSAFQNLTSLVQLKMSGNSLEGEIPTFMGNLASLVYLDLSYNSLEGEIPSSLGNLTSIVDLDLYSNSLEGEIPSSLGNLTSIVHLDFSSNRLGGEIPSSLGDLTSIVSLYFVNNSLEGEIPSTLANLCNLEEIYLSDNKFDGKVLNAFDSLSSGCLSNSLRSIDLSRNSFSGQLTDQIVEFKNLVYLSLRDNKISGPIPVSFGKLSALQVLDVGRNQLNGSLPESLSGLSNLYGLDISWNHLEGVVTQLHFANLTSLSVLIASGNSLNLRVSPDWIAPFYLQRLELGSWNLGPTFPVWLKTLKQNDLYVDLSNTQISGTIPNWIWNVPVTNLNISHNQLTGIIPDMLHFGSSYLAIDMSSNMFNGPLPRISSNVTKLYISNNSLSGDISHFLCQPLGTPNRLAELHLGENNLSGTLPNCWMHWPNLRYIKLGNNNLTGNIPSSLKSLQSLMSLHMRNNSLSGEIPPSLQNCAELAVLDLGLNDFTGAIPKWMGTSLLKLKILSLRSNKLNGHIPFQLCHLTQLQIMDFADNNLSGIVPKCFINFKVMAKKQVSGYSSYYSFYYPFFNGYLEDAYLVIKGKENQYDRILPLVHYLDLSSNKLTGEIPQQLTALQGLISLNLSRNFLKGRIPDSIGNMVWLESLDFARNQLSGVIPPSLSSLTFLSYLNLSYNNLSGKVPSSTQLQSFNASSFIGNELCGRPLSNICDEDQTKPTTKNGAQEEDDGDEVGRWFHLGIGTGFGVGFFGVIAPLVFSTTWRHAYFGFFGYLWYKILYKYNCLWI from the coding sequence ATGGCTTTGTCATTTACAGCTGTTATGAACcttttctttacaattttacTGGCACAAGCTACCATTAATTTGAGTTCTGAAAGCAGCAGTGATGATGTAGTATGCATTGAGAGTGAGAGAAGAGCATTGTTGAGTTTCAAGCAAGATCTTGTTGATCCTTTCAACAGGCTTTTGTCTTGGAACACTTCTCATGAGAACTGCTGCAAATGGGCTGGAATTGTATGCAACAATTTAACTGGTCATGTCGAAGAGCTCCACCTTCATAATGGCTCGTTACAGGGCAAGATAAATACCTGGTTGCTTGGTTTAAAGCATCTGAGTTACCTAGACCTCAGCTACAATTATTTTGGAGGGACTCAAATTCCCATCTTCATGGGTTCACTTGTGAGTTTAACATATCTTGACCTCACAAATGCTGGCTTTAAGGGACTGATTCCTCACCAACTTGGGAACCTCTCGAGTTTGACTCATCTTGGTCTTCAAGGTCAATTTTATCAGTATGATCAGCCTGCAGCTTTATATGTTGAGAATCTTCATTGGCTTTCTGGTCTTTCTTCGCTACAACATTTGGATATGAGCCACGTGAATCTTAGTAAAGCCTCAGACCATTGGTTGCAGGTAATAAACAGGCTCTCTTCTTTGTCAGAACTGCAGTTGTACGGCTGTGAGCTTTCTCATATTATTCCTAATAATTCTGTGTTCTATGTTAATTTTACATCCATTTCCGTCCTTGATATTTCATCGAACCATTTTAATTCTTTCATACCGGAATGGATTTTCAACATGAACAGTTTAGTGTATCTTGATCTAAGCTACAACAGATTTTTAGGCCCATTTCCCAATAGTTGTTGTTGGAATTTAACTTCCCTGAGAGGCCTTAAAGTTGCTTTTAACCAGATGAATTCTTCTTTAGCCATTTGGTTATCTGGTCTGAGTAGTCTAGTGGCTCTTGATCTAAGTGGTAACTCTCTACAAGGTCCACTTCCAAGCAGCAACCGAAACTCGACTGCTCTTAGATACCTTGAGCTGGGTGCATGTGAATTAAAGTCAACCATTTTAAATGGCTGTTTGTATGATTTGGTCAGACTTGAATACCTTGGCCTTAATCGGAATAATATAGAGGGTGTAATCTCAAGTGCGTTTCAAAATCTTACGTCACTTGTTCAGCTTAAGATGTCTGGTAATTCACTGGAAGGGGAAATACCAACATTTATGGGAAATCTTGCGTCACTCGTTTATCTTGACTTGTCCTATAATTCACTTGAAGGAGAAATTCCTTCCTCTTTGGGAAATCTGACGTCAATTGTTGATCTTGACTTGTACAGTAATTCACTTGAAGGAGAAATACCTTCGTCTTTGGGAAATCTGACGTCAATTGTTCATCTTGACTTCTCCAGTAATAGACTTGGAGGAGAAATTCCTTCATCTTTGGGAGATCTGACGTCAATTGTTAGTCTTTACTTCGTCAATAATTCACTTGAAGGGGAAATACCTTCAACGTTGGCAAATCTTTGTAATCTGGAGGAAATTTATTTGAGTGATAACAAATTTGATGGAAAGGTGTTAAATGCTTTTGACAGCTTGTCCTCAGGCTGCCTTTCGAATAGTTTGAGGTCAATCGACTTGAGTAGGAATTCCTTTTCTGGTCAGTTGACGGATCAAATTGTTGAATTCAAAAATCTAGTCTATCTTTCTTTGAGGGATAATAAGATTTCTGGTCCTATTCCGGTGTCATTTGGAAAATTATCAGCTTTACAAGTTTTAGATGTTGGAAGAAACCAACTGAATGGATCTCTTCCAGAAAGCCTTAGTGGTCTCTCAAATTTATATGGTCTCGACATTTCTTGGAATCATTTAGAAGGTGTTGTTACCCAACTTCACTTTGCAAATCTCACTAGTTTGTCGGTGTTAATTGCCTCTGGAAATTCATTGAATCTAAGAGTAAGTCCAGACTGGATTGCTCCTTTTTATCTTCAGAGGCTTGAATTAGGATCATGGAATTTAGGCCCCACATTTCCAGTGTGGCTTAAAACACTAAAACAGAACGATTTGTATGTGGACTTATCGAACACTCAAATCTCAGGCACCATCCCCAATTGGATTTGGAACGTACCCGTTACAAACTTGAACATCTCTCATAACCAGCTCACTGGGATAATTCCTGATATGCTTCATTTTGGTTCTTCCTACTTAGCGATTGACATGAGTTCCAACATGTTCAATGGTCCGCTACCTCGAATCTCTTCTAATGTCACAAAGCTATATATTTCTAATAATTCTTTGTCTGGAGATATTTCTCACTTTCTATGTCAACCCTTGGGTACACCAAACAGACTAGCAGAACTTCATCTTGGAGAAAACAATTTATCAGGAACGCTTCCTAACTGTTGGATGCATTGGCCAAATTTACGTTACATAAAGTTGGGTAATAATAATCTAACTGGGAATATTCCAAGCTCTCTGAAATCTTTACAAAGCTTGATGTCATTGCACATGCGCAACAATAGTCTCTCTGGAGAAATACCCccatctttgcaaaattgtgCGGAATTAGCAGTTCTAGACCTTGGTCTAAATGACTTCACTGGAGCCATTCCAAAATGGATGGGAACTAGTCTGCTCAAACTAAAGATTCTCAGTCTTCGTTCAAACAAGTTGAATGGTCATATTCCATTTCAGCTCTGCCACCTTACTCAGCTTCAAATCATGGATTTTGCTGACAACAATCTTTCTGGGATTGTACCAAAGTGTTTCATCAATTTTAAAGTCATGGCCAAAAAACAAGTTTCAGGTTATTCATCCTATTACTCCTTCTATTACCCCTTCTTTAATGGCTACCTGGAGGATGCATATTTGGtgataaaaggaaaagagaatcaATATGACAGAATCTTGCCACTTGTACATTATCTGGACCTTTCAAGCAATAAACTCACGGGAGAGATCCCACAACAACTTACAGCTCTCCAGGGATTGATATCTCTAAATCTGTCAAGAAACTTCTTGAAAGGAAGAATTCCAGATAGCATTGGCAACATGGTGTGGTTGGAATCTCTTGATTTCGCAAGAAATCAACTTTCCGGTGTAATTCCTCCAAGCTTGTCAAGTTTAACTTTCTTAAGTTACTTGAACTTGTCTTATAACAATTTGTCAGGAAAAGTTCCATCAAGCACCCAACTCCAGAGTTTTAACGCTTCTAGCTTCATCGGCAATGAACTCTGCGGACGTCCACTTTCCAACATCTGTGATGAAGACCAGACAAAACCTACGACAAAAAATGGAGCACAGGAGGAAGATGATGGAGATGAAGTTGGCCGCTGGTTTCATTTGGGCATTGGAACAGGTTTTGGGGTAGGATTCTTTGGTGTAATTGCTCCATTAGTCTTCTCCACAACCTGGAGGCATGCTTATTTTGGCTTTTTTGGTTACTTGTGGTACAAAATTCTCTACAAGTACAATTGCCTTTGGATATGA
- the LOC107414803 gene encoding gluconokinase gives MASASEGMAVVIMGVSGAGKTTIGELLAKETNCRFIDADDFHPVLNKEKMCNGIPLSDEDRIPWLEMLQDALKESIENKKTVILGCSALQKRYREILRSGDPNYELESYASVVKFVLLDADVEVLAARLEKRVAEGKHFMPATLLQSQLDLLQIDDCEGILKVDATLSPQVIVKTIQDLIFKVK, from the exons ATGGCTTCCGCTTCCGAAG GGATGGCTGTAGTGATCATGGGTGTCAGTGGTGCTGGAAAAAC CACAATAGGTGAGTTGCTAGCAAAAGAGACAAATTGTAGGTTTATTGACGCAGATGATTTCCATCCCGTATTAAACAAAG AAAAGATGTGCAATGGGATCCCTCTTTCAGATGAAGACCGGATTCCTTGGCTTGAAATGCTTCAGGATGCCTTAAAAGAGAGCatcgaaaacaaaaaaactgtaATTCTTGGATGTTCAGCTCTGCAGAAACGGTACAGAGAAATTCTAAGATCTGGCGACCCTAATTATGAACTTGAAAGCTATGCCAGTGTTGTGAAGTTTGTTCTCTTGGATGCTGATGTGGAGGTGCTTGCAGCTCGGCTAGAGAAGAGAGTTGCAGAAGGGAAACATTTCATGCCGGCCACACTTTTGCAATCTCAGTTAGATTTGCTTCAGATCGATGATTGTGAAGGAATACTGAAGGTTGATGCTACTCTAAGTCCTCAAGTCATAGTTAAGACTATAcaagatttaatttttaaagtcaAATAG
- the LOC107414855 gene encoding altered inheritance rate of mitochondria protein 25 isoform X1 has protein sequence MNWKMGWCRLSKVCKSTRDNSKFGSSFCYYTTKDHHGVIFNAGRIRCLSGLQSQRGFFPVRSMNFAPDGSRGGVVAFQERLSWAKSLGWGFKLAGCVEGNCFGSKQEIMIQSRRFGQDVENDPGIGRNYLAKLWVADRKMKNSTRKRGRKLAKRGHYYDNQSSYLNSLDRLFSGASVAEENSNSSPTSKRVLKQPPLSQSITGFLEPESPEEAHVAPLLARSNLLITRDIEWANLVLGFEQENRYAIVDVCYPESPVGFIREQSNFIARQLLRLRRPFVAFITDGMGNELFRVRRPFWWITSSIYAEINGKEVGVVHRRWHLWRRIYDLYLGNKQFAVVENPGFWNWTFTLKDIDGNVLAEIDRDWRGFGFEIFTDAGQYVIRFGSSDSSSKTGAARQIEELEVARPLTLSERAVCVALAISLDNDYFSRHGGWGLPIIAVGE, from the exons ATGAATTGGAAAATGGGTTGGTGTAGGCTTTCCAAAGTTTGTAAATCCACTAGAGACAATTCCAAATTTGGTTCATCGTTTTGCTATTATACTACAAAAGATCATCACGGTGTAATCTTTAATGCTGGAAGGATTCGATGCCTTAGTGGGTTGCAATCTCAAAGGGGATTTTTCCCAGTAAGGTCGATGAATTTCGCCCCTGATGGCTCCCGTGGAGGTGTAGTAGCTTTTCAAGAAAGATTGAGCTGGGCAAAAAGTTTAGGTTGGGGATTTAAGCTAGCTGGTTGTGTTGAAGGAAACTGCTTCGGGTCAAAACAGGAGATAATGATTCAATCCCGTCGATTTGGACAGGATGTTGAGAATGATCCTGGCATAGGCAGAAATTACCTTGCAAAGCTCTGGGTTGCAGATAGGAAGATGAAGAATTCTACAAGGAAAAGAGGAAGGAAATTGGCTAAACGTGGGCATTATTATGATAATCAATCATCATACCTCAATTCGCTGGACCGATTGTTTTCTGGTGCATCTGTTGCTgaagaaaattcaaattcttCTCCAACGAGTAAAAGGGTTCTGAAGCAGCCCCCTCTAAGTCAATCTATTACAGGTTTTCTAGAGCCTGAATCTCCAGAAGAG GCCCATGTAGCACCTCTTCTTGCTAGATCAAATTTGCTAATTACTCGAGATATTGAGTGGGCAAATCTTGTTCTCGGTTTTGAGCAG GAGAACCGGTATGCAATTGTAGATGTGTGCTACCCTGAGTCA CCTGTAGGTTTTATTCGTGAGCAGAGCAATTTCATAGCTAGACAG TTGCTTCGTCTAAGGCGCCCTTTTGTTGCTTTCATAACTGATGGCATGGGTAATGAGCTTTTCAGG GTTCGCAGACCTTTCTGGTGGATAACCAGTTCAATTTATGCAGAGATCAATGGTAAG GAAGTTGGTGTGGTTCACAGACGATGGCATCTTTGGAGGAGGATTTATGATTTGTACCTAGG GAATAAGCAGTTTGCAGTGGTCGAAAATCCTGGTTTTTGGAATTGGACTTTTACTTTGAAGGACATTGATGGGAACGTGCTGGCTGAGATAGATCGTGACTGGAGAGGTTTTGGCTTTGAG ATATTTACTGATGCTGGTCAATATGTGATTCGATTTGGGAGTTCAGATTCAAGCTCCAAAACTGGCGCTGCTAGACAG ATTGAAGAGTTGGAGGTTGCTCGTCCATTGACTCTATCAGAGAGAGCTGTTTGTGTTGCTCTTGCTATATCACTGGACAATGACTATTTCTCAAGGCATGGTGGCTG gggaCTCCCTATTATTGCCGTGGGAGAGTAA